The Chelonia mydas isolate rCheMyd1 chromosome 3, rCheMyd1.pri.v2, whole genome shotgun sequence genome includes a region encoding these proteins:
- the KBTBD11 gene encoding kelch repeat and BTB domain-containing protein 11, translated as MESPVLSCVLYPGDGNISEAKTCPKRLCGEAEQQLGPPGKALGEAESSNGGQPQPGSMEGSAAAGEEERGGGESGALPLQAPCGFSSSLCFSSPGAGDKAPQQDPGAAASCSRVVKSQWEINNAASESEEEGEAGGGDIARPPPGTYCPQAGAQPRSPQQPVSEEPDLVIEVSGRRIRAHKSVLAAKSDYFRARSSRDILRVKGVSYGALRLLIDYVYTARMGEVRHDNLAEVVSGARVLQMPCALHCAAEAMRAQLRLDNCYQLLCLAKKQRLAELREAAYRFMSDHYLQVLREPAVYGRLSGAERDLILQRRLEAGKRSLLVAEVSDAFERLSAGSRPQSRESSRPQSPSSVVSLEESSYLIYCYQEAAKEWRVLTRLPEEANAKGCAMCVLYNYLFLAGGIATAPGEQRARLSDKVFCYNPLTDTWSQVRPLGQPRSQLKLLALDGYLYAVGGECLFTVERYDPRADRWSPVAPLPKGAFAVAHEATTCNGEIYVSGGSLFYRLLKYDPRRDEWQECPYNSSRRRSADMVAFKSFIYRFDLSGSRGEQGQAGGVEVFRYNTVAKRWSQCASLRPSSGPLQPFRCAALGSTIYCVNRAGTLRFNLAQDGEVEADGGLPGSFDAELLKAPFEAKGVLLPFVLTLPEKPDKAGEPESPLVF; from the coding sequence ATGGAGAGCCCAGTCCTATCCTGTGTCCTTTATCCAGGTGATGGGAATATCAGTGAGGCAAAGACCTGTCCAAAGAGGCTCTGcggagaagcggagcagcagcTAGGGCCACCGGGAAAAGCGCTGGGGGAAGCGGAGAGCAGCAACGGCGGCCAGCCGCAGCCCGGCTCCATGGAAGGCAGCGCGGCAGCGGGGGAAGAGGAGCGCGGGGGTGGGGAAAGCGGCGCGCTCCCTTTGCAAGCCCCCTGCGGTTTCAGCTCCTCCTTGTGCTTCAGCTCGCCCGGGGCGGGGGACAAAGCCCCGCAGCAGGATCCCGGAGCAGCCGCCTCCTGCAGCCGGGTGGTGAAGAGCCAGTGGGAGATTAACAACGCGGCGTCCGAGTccgaggaggagggggaagcggGAGGAGGCGACATCGCCCGGCCGCCGCCTGGCACTTACTGTCCCCAGGCTGGAGCGCAGCCCAGGAGCCCGCAGCAGCCGGTCTCGGAGGAGCCGGACCTGGTGATCGAGGTGTCCGGCCGGCGGATCCGAGCCCACAAGTCGGTGCTGGCGGCCAAGAGCGACTATTTCCGCGCGCGCTCGTCCCGGGACATCCTGCGGGTGAAGGGGGTGAGCTACGGGGCGCTGCGCCTGCTCATCGACTACGTCTACACGGCCCGCATGGGCGAGGTGCGCCACGACAACCTGGCCGAGGTGGTGAGCGGCGCCCGCGTGCTGCAGATGCCCTGCGCCCTGCACTGCGCGGCCGAGGCCATGCGGGCCCAGCTGCGCCTCGACAACTGCTACCAGCTGCTGTGCCTGGCCAAGAAGCAGCGGCTGGCGGAGCTGCGGGAGGCCGCCTACCGCTTCATGAGCGACCACTACCTGCAGGTGCTGCGGGAGCCCGCCGTCTACGGGCGCCTGAGCGGCGCCGAGCGGGACCTCATCCTGCAGCGCCGCCTGGAGGCCGGCAAGCGGAGCCTGCTGGTGGCCGAGGTCAGCGACGCCTTCGAGAGGCTGAGCGCGGGCAGCAGGCCGCAGAGCCGGGAGAGCAGCCGGCCGCAGAGCCCCTCCTCCGTGGTTTCGCTGGAGGAGAGCAGCTACCTGATCTACTGCTACCAGGAGGCGGCCAAGGAGTGGAGGGTGCTGACCCGCCTGCCCGAGGAGGCCAACGCCAAGGGCTGCGCCATGTGCGTCCTCTACAACTACCTCTTCCTGGCTGGGGGCATCGCGACGGCCCCGGGCGAGCAGCGCGCCCGCCTCTCCGACAAGGTCTTCTGCTACAACCCGCTCACCGACACGTGGAGCCAGGTGCGGCCGCTGGGCCAGCCCCGCTCGCAGCTCAAGCTGCTGGCCTTGGACGGCTACCTCTACGCCGTGGGGGGCGAGTGCCTCTTCACGGTGGAAAGGTACGACCCGCGGGCCGACCGCTGGAGCCCGGTGGCCCCGCTGCCCAAGGGCGCCTTCGCCGTGGCGCACGAAGCCACCACCTGCAACGGGGAGATCTACGTGTCCGGCGGCTCCCTCTTCTACCGCCTGCTCAAGTACGACCCCCGGCGGGACGAGTGGCAGGAGTGCCCCTACAacagcagccgccgccgctccGCCGACATGGTGGCCTTCAAGAGCTTCATCTACCGCTTTGACCTGAGCGGCAGCCGCGGCGAGCAGGGGCAGGCCGGCGGGGTCGAGGTCTTCCGCTACAACACCGTGGCCAAGCGCTGGAGCCAGTGCGCCTCCCTGAGGCCCAGCAgcggccccctgcagcccttccgCTGCGCCGCCCTGGGCAGCACCATCTACTGTGTCAACCGGGCCGGCACCCTACGTTTCAACCTGGCCCAGGACGGCGAGGTGGAGGCCGACGGGGGGCTGCCGGGCAGCTTCGACGCAGAGCTGCTGAAGGCCCCCTTCGAGGCCAAAGGTGTCCTCCTGCCCTTCGTGCTCACCCTGCCAGAGAAGCCAGACAAAGCTGGGGAGCCGGAGAGCCCCCTGGTGTTCTGA